The genomic region AGGGGTTTCAAGGGATTAGATTGTATCATCTACGAGTCGAGGATGTTTTCTCAGGAGCATTGGAGACAGACGCGACCTGTTATAAAATTATTAGAGCAACAGATAGAAATAACAGACAGAATATTTTTCGCAGAGTAGAACTGTCAAACCTGGATGGCATGGTTTAATCTTGCCCAATGGGATTCGGTTTCCTCCATTCTCGCTGGCGGTTTCCTCGATTACAAGGTGAATAAATCAGCTTCTCCATTCTATCTACTGAACACAGTTCTTCAGAAATGCAAACTCCAGTTAAAATCATCTGTGTCATCTCTGAAGCCGTAGATATTTTTAGGTTGTGGCGCTTTGCACTGAATCTGCGTTCTCTGTTCAGTGCCATCAAAACATAAGATTGGATATATTGGGCAGTATTTGCTCACATATACAAGACTTGATCTTAttgtattattttaaaatgtttgggTTCAGCTTGGCTCCTCATCCTTTCATTATTCTTTCCAACCATCTGTCAGAGTTTGTTTGAACTACTGTATGGCATAATGTGCCGCCTCCCCGACAATATTAGTTCCATTATTAACTTTGGGAATGATCAGGGGCTGATTTACGAATCCTATTTTTTTCAGTATTGTGCTCACACAAGTGCGGAGGAACCGAGAGACCTGGGGATATAGGTAGATTGTTCCCTGAAGAAGGCTTTTTGGCACTTgagccttaataaatcaaagtattgagcatacgAGTTGAGATGTTAGgttgaagttatacaagacattggtaaggccaatgtttgtgcagttctagtcttcttgctacaggaaagatagcaataagattgaaagagtgtataAAAGATTTACTCTAATgtttccaggtcttcaggagttgagttacagggaaagattaaacataggactttattcctttgaaCAAAGAAGAaacaggggagatttgatggaggtttacaaaaatatgaggggtatagacagagtacatgggagtaggctctttccactgagattaggagagataaatacgagaagacatggctttagggtgaaagtggataggggaatattagggggaacctcttaaCTCAGAGAGTGGCGAGAGTGTGGAATTAGCTGCCTTTGTGGTGGGTGAggactcgatcttgagttttaagaataaatggaatagatacatggataggagaggtcggGAAGTTTATGGAACGAGGGCAGGTTATTGCGACTAGCTGAACAGACAAGAATGGCGACCTGATATCTGTGCTGTAGTTTCGATGTTTCTATCAAAAGACGTAGTTTCTTGTAATGGCTTCATTATAAGttagattaaaaataaataataaattgttGGAGCCAGTATTTGTTGCAGGGTGTGAATGATGGTCGGGGGCGCACACGGAGCAGAATGATTATAACCAAGATCATTCAGAGTGTGTCCAAGCTTAACCATGTTGATGCAAAGTACAGCATTCCAACCAGGTTTTATGTTCTCCGTTTCTTGGGGAAATAAAGGAGCATCATCAATGGTGAAAAGTAATGAGATATCTGGGCTGCGTGTGCTGATTGGTCCCTGTTACATTGACCCTGGTTCAATCCTCACCTCGACCTTTATCAGGATGCGCTCACTTACTTGCTAACATCCTTTCCCAATCAACTtcttcaaattttccaaaatCGACTTTGCCCCACTTATGTTCTTTAACTTGTGGAACTGTCTTACCCGTCTCTATAACTGTCTAAACCCTCCTGAATATATGATCTCTGCTTCCATTACACTATCCCACTATTAATTCAATCTCttcccctatctcattccccaagagAAGGTCTACAATTGCTCTCTCTTTTCCACGGCAATCAATATATTGATAAAGAAGCTCTCTTGGGCACACTGAACAAGTCCCACCTCATCCAAGTATTTGTCCTGTGGTTCCCCAGTCAATATAATGGAAGTTCAAATCTCTCAGTAATACAACTTTACTCTTTTGATAGCGGTCAGCATTTTACCTGCATATCTGCTTTTCCAATTTCTGTTGACTATTTGGGGTCTATAATATAACTCGCTTTGTTGTAAATTCTACGATCGTTTCAACTGGTTAAGGATTCTGTTACCAAACAAGTCAATTCAATTTACGTCTACAGTCAAGGGCGTTGGCAGTTGGAAAACATGGAAACATCGCAACCATTGTCTTCTTCAAATTAGATGTCATAATCTTCTGATAATACATAGTTGGTCTTTCAACATTGCTCAGCGTTAATTTAGCGATTCACAACCCAATGGAACTCTGTTAGCATCTTAATGAGGACAGCAGTGGTTCAGGAAAGGAATTTAACACTTTCTTGGTGGTAATTAGTGACGAACATCACATCATGACCTTGCCAGTCACACTGACATCGTGTAAAgttatttttttcattcaacaGTCGTTTGGGTGAAAAAAGGAATGAATAAATATGTAATTGTTGTGGGAGCAATGTTCTGCCCACCCTAAACAAACCACAAAACAGAACTGCATACACTATTGAGAAGGATACGATGGAAGTTGTCAAAAAGCCGGAATGATTATCTTGTGGAATTTGAATTTACACAGAATAGAATGACAAATTGAACAAAAACAACGTGTATAAGATCATATAGTGGTTTATGGACCATTTCATAAAGTTGCATATTCCGGGTATAGTCTTCTCTGGACACATTGCAAAGAGATAAAATTAATTATTGGCCTCACAGTGAGGACATCTGAGGAAGCAGGCATTCAGAACATGAAGAAGTGAAAAATGGGCCCATGGTCAGTATTTTCATGAAGAAAATAAGTGGGACAGGAAAATGGAACAAACAAGAAATAAAGTAACCTCAGAAACTCGAgagaaataaaggtagataaaacaaataaagaaattattaatgaagaaattgcaagGAAATATCTTGAACTTTAAAGCTCTAAAGCCCAACTACCTGGGGAAGAGTAGTGAGGAAATAGTAAATATTGTCATCCTAATGTATTGAGATTTCAAAAGGTTGTTGCAGTTGTAAATGTGAGCCTGtatttaagaaaggagagagagagggaattgaGGGAAATACTGACTTACTGGGCTGACATGAGCAGTGTTGAGGCCTGCTATTGGATGTTCAGGGATTTCCAGGGCCCTCTGAGTATCAACCCCTCCAAATATCAGTATTTACAAAGTGCGCAGCAGTTATTTTCACCCAACCACATAATCTTGCCTTTCAGCACATAATGCTGCCCAGGCATTGCAATTTCTGATTCCTTCAGCTCCTTGCATTATTTTGAAATCTCAGCAACTTCATCAATCCCCGCCACCCTCAGTTTCGACATCAGCAAAGATTGAAAGCTTTCCAAAATAATTTGTGTGGATTGAATTCATGTTTAGGCAATCGCTGCTGCCCGCTGTCATCCATTACTCATGGCGTGAGAACCCAAGGATGATCCAACGAAGCAAATAGCAACCGAACAATCAAATAAAAATGACCCCATGATTAACGTCTTTAATAacgaatgaagtaaaaacagatcCACCCTAAATTCCAAACTAACTGAATGATTGGGTATGTATACTCTAATTTTTGGACATACATAAGAAGGGAAGAGCATATCAGTTACGTCGAAAGATGTTTGTAAATGAAGTAACAATTAACATGAATTATTTCTCACCTTAATCTATTTATTGTGACATGAACAAATTTTGAAATGTTATATTTCTATACCCAAAAATTGTTGCTGAGTGCCTGTTGTGACTCAATACTTACTCACAGAAGGACCCAATAAAAGCTACAGCAACCCATCAAATATTTTTCCCTGATTAACATATTAATTTCTTTGAATAATGAATGATTGAAACTAATTGTTCGATTGGAGATGCACACTTTGAGATGATCTGTAAATTTGAAATTCAGACTGGCTGAAAAGAAGTATCAGTTTCATCCAGTTGTTGCGTACTGCACTGATCGGCAAGAGAACCGGGTCACGGAGGTGCGTGCTCACACTGGGCTACCATTACAATGTccgggtggtggtggtggtaggAGGGTGGGGTGTGAAAATGATCATggagtcatataaccatatacagcacagaacatgcCAGTTTGGCCctcctagtccatgccggaacaaatccccaccctcctagccccactgaccagcacctggtccatacccctccaatcctctcccctccatgtaattatccagtctttccttaaatgtaaataacatccctgcttcaaccatctctgccagaagcttattccacatcccaaccaccctttgtgtgagaAATTTAGCCTCccgttccctttataattttcccccttcaatctcaagccatggcctctggtttgaatatcccccactcttaattgaaaaagcctatgtTGACTctttctgtcccttttaaaatcttggacacctccatcaaatcccccctcagtcttctacgctccagagaaaaaagccccaggctgctcaacctttctctgtaacccaaaccctgacatcctgtcaacattctcgtgaaccttctctgtactctctctattttgtttatatccttcctataatttggtgactgaaactgcacacagtattccaaatttgtcctcaccaatgctttgtacaatttcatcataacatcccaactcttgaattcaatactccaatttacgaaggccaacattccaaatgccttcttcaccattctatCTACCGCTGTACTGGTaccaactttgagggtactatttaccataactcccaaatccctttgttgcgcTGCTCTCCTCAAttttctaccattcaatgtatatgacctatttagatttgcctttccaaaatgcaacacttcacacttatccgtattaaattccatcagccatttctcagcccactcctctagctttcctatatctctttttaaactacggtaatcttcctcactatccacaaaatcaccaatctttgtatcatctgcaaacttatttatctaattcaccaccccttcttccagatcgttaatatatataacaaacaatagaggACCCacgaccgatccctgaggaactccactattcactggcctccaactggacaaacaattttctaccactactctctgacacctcccatccaaccattactgaatccattttactacctccttatttatacctaatacctccatcttttttcctaacctcctgtggggagcTTTGTCAAAAGCTATGCTAAAgtttaaatagacaacatccacagccttcccttcatcaatctttttgtaaccccctcgaaaaactctataaggttagTAAAGCATGATCTactcctgacaaaaccatgctgactactacctatcaatccctgttcttccaaatatttgtaaatgccatccctcagaacactttccatcaacttacccaccacagacgtcagacgtacaggtctataatttccaggcttacatttggaccctttcttaaacatgagccaccctccaatcctctggcactacccccgtgaccaatgATATCTTAAATATCTGTTAAATGGGCTCACTATCTGTACACTGGTCTCCCTGattgtccttgggaatacattgtccggacccggagatttgtccacttttatattttttaacacAACCATCActgcctcctcggttatccttgtatGTTTCACGACCACCCCACTTTttctctttacttcaactggtgataagctctcggagagttccagtgaagtcagttggttggttcaactcaaagtttctgagtgtgtgtgtgtgtgtgtgtgtgtgtgtgtgtgtgtgtgtgtgtgtgtgtgtgtgtgtgtgtgtgtgtgtgtgtgtgtgtgtgtgtgtgtgtgtgtgtgtgtgtgtgtgtgtgtgtgtgtgtgtgtgtgtgtgtgtgtgtgtgtgtgtgtgacaccgACCGCACAGTAATGATTATATATGAAGTGGTCTTTAATATATATCGTTCGTCGCCTTCATATCATCGTCGTTTTCTGTGTAGGACCCTTGTACAGTCCAGTGCTTACTGTTGAAACATTGCGAATCGAATACATTTATGTTCATGTCATGTAAAATTAAACTGTCGATACATCAAAACTGGAGGACAATATTTAATGAGCAAAGATTAAATACACCAACGTGTAACCGAAGTCTGCTGGGACTGATGAAACCGAAGGAGCTCAGGAGGTCAGGCGCATCTGGAATCGAAAAGATGACCCGACACGAAAAGTTGTCTTTTGATAGCGCTCATTGAATGCTGACTGACTGACGCGTTGAATTGCACGAGCTTCTCTTTGTTTACTGAGGATTCCGACGTTAGCAGTTTGCAGTGTTTTCCGAGAGTTACAGTGAATTACCTTTAGTCATCATGTGTTTCTTCGTGTTATTCTGCGGTTTCAGTAAAATAATGTAACATTTTGGTGCAAAAATACAGACCAGCAAACCAAAACTTGACGCCCAGATAGCAAACACTTCCACGGCCACCGTGTACTTCCCTGGAGAGCTCACATAAGCTGGAATGAACGTGATCCAAACCGCGCAGAAGATCAACATGCTGAAGGTGATGTACGTGGCGTCGTTGAAATTGTCTGGAAGTTTCCGGGCAAGGAAAGCGAGAACTAAACACACAATGGACAAAAGAGCAATATAGGCCGATACCAAGTAAAAGGCCGTTAATGACCCCACGTCACATTCCAGAATAATGATGTCTCGATAATAGCTCATGTTTTTCAGGGGATGGGGAGGTGACACACTTAGCCAGACAACGCAAACTAAAGCCTGCAGAAATGTCAGGATACACACGCCCAGCCGTTGCTGAGTGGGTCCAAACCAGTTCATCACGCTCCTGTTGGGAAGAGTTGCTTTAAAGGCCACCACAACTAGAATGGTTTTGCccaaaatgcaggaaatgcagagaACGAAAACAACTCCGAAAACAGTGCGACGCAACCTGCAAGACCAGTCGGAGGGTTCCCCAATGAAGCTGAGCGAGCAAATGAAGCAAAGCATGAGAGCGAAGAGAAGGAGGAAGCTGAGCTCGGAGTTGTTCGCTTTCACCATGGGAGTTTCCCGGTAACGGTAGAAAATAGCAGCGGTGGCCAAGGTGAAGCAGACTCCCACTAGAGCGAGCGTCACCAACACAAACCCCAGAACTTCTCCAAAGGAAAGGAACTCAACCTTCTTGCGAACACATCGGGTTTTCTGTTGATTGGGCCAGTATTCCGAGGGACACTTTATGCAATTTGTGGAAtctggaagaagaaaaaaatccaaCGGTTAATATGAAAATGCTAGTGAGCACAGACCTTGGGAATTCTTGAGAAATAATGAATAGTCTGGCATTGCGTTATACAGTTTTCCAGTGCGGCACTCGGCTATTTTCCCAAACCTGTGGTGTTGCTAATCTCATCATCGCCACATTCGGCACAGTCAAAGCAACATGTTGGTTGCGCTTTCCGGCTCACTTTCCATGTtccaggaagacagggttctgaGCAAATTGCTCGTGGAATCTAAAGCAAATTAAAACCAACTTACTGCATCCAAGTGATAATGCGCAGCTCCTTTCAACTTGTAgaattatttccccccccccccctcccccaccccggagGTTCGTTTAATGTTCCTCCAGAAACTGCAGGGGGaaaataagaagacaaaatgcgCAGATCAGCTTCATATGTTTTTAGAATTCTCATCAGAGCTTTGCTTTATTGTTGCCACGTTAATCATTTCACACGGCGATGCAGCCGAATACAGTCACAGTCCACGCCAAGCATCATCATCCACTCAGGTTATCCCATAGTTTTTATCCACAAATTCCAACCAACTCACCTCCAGATGTTCATCAATTCGCCCACATACTCGAGCAAATTGTCTTTCTAAATTCCAAAAAATAAAAGAACAATCTATTGATATTACAAATCCACATATACCATTGGAGCATTGAGCAATCGGCAAAAAATTTTACCcgctcccacccccacccacccctcaagCATATCGTTCTCTTCCATTTCATCGGTGTAAACCCACGATACGGGGACATACCTTATTTCCAGTCGTGCTCCACAGGATGTTCTCGAAATTCATCACCAGTTCACTCCCTGGAGGAGCGGAACCATCATAAGAGCCAATATTCACAATGTCAACTCTACCCAACGAATTAGTTTGCAAGTTCACCAATTCGTATCTTGGCACTGGATCACCGTTATCATCAAAATGTACAATTTCCCCTGTCTTCGCTGTGAAATTGACGAAGCGTAGATAGTGGAGGAGctagagaagaaaaaagaagactcGCCGTAATCGCTGCATGAGATTTGCGGTGCGGAGGTCAGATGTGCAGCCAAATAATTGAAATAATCTGCAGGATAATTGCCATCTGAAGAGGCATATGGATTTTGGAGCATATGTTGGCAGGTGATTCAGGGATTAATATATTTACCGTGGTTGACGAGATATCATCACTGAATGAGAGTACCCGGCATGAAGACTCAGGGCAAAACCTTGACCTCAACATCAACGCCGGAACCTGACTGCAAAAGTGCAGGCGTTTTATTCTGTTGGATATGCATCCTGTTAGATTATATCACACCACCACTCCCACCCCACCCAAAAAATCGAGCAATAAAGACCAATGGAGCTATTATAGAAAAGGCACGAATTTCCTTCCAGCGCTGGCATCAATTTATATTCTTCATCAATACACACCTGCCACGGCTCAAAATGTGAAATCTGTGCACATGTGTGATTCACAAAGGGcccgttgccttcttcacagGTTAACAGGTCGTGGAGCGCATGAGCAATAGCGTAAACCGCTTTATACACATGGTAAGAACTTCCGTCCATTATCGCTGGAAGGTAGGAGTTTTCTATTCCTTCCATCTCTTCCTTCCCTGTGCATTGCCGAAATTGAACTGGAAAATCTCCTGGGATTTCAACGTTATCGATGGTAAAATAACATTTGAATAAATTTTCCCAAAACTCTGCCACCAAATCATTTCCAGGAAAGTTGTAAGGATGGACATCATGAAGAAAATCTCTGAGTTCCGGGATCTCTGTCCTGTAGGTTATCGGACCAATTGTTCCTGCGAGATACATTGCACTTACTTCAGGCGGGAGAAGGTTTCCTGTAATCCAGCCCTCGCTTCCAATCCACTGTATGCCTGTTACATTTTGACGCCAAATTTCGTCCAATAAAATTCGCATATCACCAATATCAACAAAAGCCACCACCACTTTAGTGGACGCTTGTTTAATCACCCGGACAACTTTCCTGATTTTCTCCGCTGTATCGGTTCTGTAAAATGACTCCGAATAGGCGATACAAACCCCAAACTTTTCCACCTGTTGCACAAATCCTTGCATTCCAAAATTGCCGTAATCGTTGTGACTTCGAACGGTTCCGATCCAAGTCCAGCCGAACGCCCGCACCAGTTCAGCGAGAACTTTGGACTGGAACTCATCACTGGGTATAGTTCTAAAAAATGTAGGGTATTCTTGCTTATCGCTGAGGCAGGAGCAGGTGGAGTAGGGGCTGACCTGcgtagaaaggaaaaatatatattaatatttgACACCCACCTGCCTGCGCTGTATGTGTCTGATATCGATCGTGATTCTTTCAGAATTATTTGACAACTGAACTACTTTTAGTACTGAATATGCATATGAGAGGAAATTTTCGAAAAATTTACAAACTTTTCAAAATTATATATTAATCACAAAAAAACTGATACAGTGTTAAACTTTCTACAGTTCGTTGAATTCTTTCTGGCGGTGTAAATTACTATGAACTTTAATCATCACTtcgtttggtttttttttgaccGAACTAATAAGAAAGATGGTAGAGGAAAATCGGCACTTTAACACAGCAGATAAATATTTGACTTATTACCAGCGGGATTCGGAAAGATCCGATTGTCCGTGCGGTTACGATGGAGTTTGTGGATAGATCACACCCAACGATGGCAGCGACGTTGGAGGAGCCTCTACCTTCTGGGCATTCAATTAATTCTTTTTCTCCATTGATCAAAGTGAGCGTTGCTTTCAAGGCAATCGCGGAGGATGAGCATTCATCGTGGATCTTATACCCGAGTGTGATCCCGGGGAgtagattttgattctggtttATTTCTTCAATGGCAAAAATCATGGTTTGCATCAACCGAAAGCCAGCATAATCAATACTACAGATAAGATAAGAAGGCGTAATAAAACAATTCAAATTAACGATTCAATCAAATATGACTTTAGACTATTTAAAAGGTTTATTCATTATTAATATAGGAGCACCCGAAAAACTCACTGATATGTACGCTGAAAAGGAGTGACTCCCCACTGTCTGTCCCTTCATGATACAACATGCGTAAAACTGCTggaggtgcactgtggaaagtactcAAGTACCCCGGCCGAGAATGGTTGCAAGTCTTTCACATCGCAGGCTGCATCGCCAGTCTTCACAACCTTTCCTCAAATCGGCGGTATagaagcctgaaatccagcaGCCGTTGGttgaaagacagtttctttccattgGCTCTCAGACTCTTCAACTTTTCATTAGTACATTCATTAAAAACTGCTCCGACCAACAAAAGAGCCGTCTGCACTAATTCAAGGCAATTCTACACCTGGATTACTGTGAATAATTGTTGTCTATCTTATGTATTACTGTCTCTTTTCATTTAATTGACAATTAAAGGTTTTATTTGCAAGCGCCTAGTTCTTCGGATGCTGCAGGTACGAATGTCGGTGCAGATGTGCATTGTATGATGTGAATGATAATAAACTCAGCATGATCTTCGATGTCAGTTTTAGATTAATTTCTAAGCTCCTGAAACATACCACTTCACTTCTCTGATCTCCGATGTTTCCAACCCTGATCGCCCCTCCGGACCCACTGTCATGGTTgatatttccccacctctatgCTCAAAGCATAAATGCGATCCAGCCTTCTGCATTGATCGGATGAAGCATCAAAATGCTATGGACTGATGTTCAGTGTTTACACATATTCCCCATAATATCCAGGTAGATACATAAACAGTATTTCCATGGATAACAAGCTAAGAGTGCACTCAGGCCACAAAGGACGCCTGCATTTTTCGTTTTCTGGTCTCTCTGTGATCACACGTCAGTTTATTGACAGACAAATGAAGGGATTTTGCTTACAAAGGAGTAATATTCCAGTGACATTTCTTGGACATGTGTACCCACatacaaaaatttaaaataattgtgcGACCGACCCATTACGTTATGGTAGAAGTATTTTTGGTCATCATCCAATAACGTACGCCAACATTTTAAATATCCTTCAGACTGCATTAGGTGCCTGTGATATTATAgataaatcttctttggcttggcttcgcggatgaagatttatggaggggtaaacgcATAACCATGATAATTGCAGTAGACAACCGCTCATCTAACCTTCAAATTGTAATGCCTACTTTGTCTGTAAATGGCATCGTAATTTCTAAATTCAATGAGATGTAAAGACAACTGGACCAATTATCATTTCATATGACACTGTCTTTCATAAAGAATGAGATCGCATTTGCAAATACAATGACAACTTTTAAAATACGTTTTGACAGATATTTGTGTGGAGATATTTGGACCAAATGGGGGAAAACAGAAAGCGCAGGTGGACTCACCTTCTGCACCCAGTGCTTTTCGGAGTAATGGCAAATGAATGAAAGTTTTGAACCGGATCTAAATGCACAGTAAATATTCCACCAAGGATGATATCTCCATCCTTCCCTAAATCAGACAAACTGACTTTTGCACGTCACTTACAAACGATTCCGTGCGTTTCCTGCGCGGCGGTCAGTAAGAGGAGAACCAGAAACCGAGACATTGCTCTATCCAGCAGACCAGTCACTATTGGTTTAGAGTAGATGGAAGAACCTGGATTTATAATGTGCCCGTCAAGATCTGAGGATCTCCCAATGCTGTAATGTCATCATTCTCCATCGTGACATGATATGTGCGCTGTACGTCAATTGACTTTGTTACTGTTAATTCAGCCGTAGGgaatattacaattttttttaattacttcgAATAGGAAGGACATTTTCACCAAGTGTTTACGTTTTCCAGTGATATAGGAAGAAACCCCAGAGAGTATGAAAGTTCCGTGCCTCTAACGATAACCACTAGATATATAAAACCGACACGCAATGCGCTCCATCAGGAATAACCGAAATAAGTTTTAAATCAAATAATATATCGTAaatatgggcaactaaagcggcatcgtctgcaaagagtagttcatggacaagttgctcttgtgtcttggtgtgagtttgcaggcgcctcagattgaagagactgccatccgtgcggtaccggatgtaaacacgtcttcattgttgaggtctttcatggcttggttcagcatcatgctgaagaagattgaaaagagggttggtgcgagaacgcagccttgcttcaatgGAGAAGCCTTGCTTCAATGAAGCCTTgcttcaatggagaagggttggacagctcattgctgtatctgacccgaccttgttggctttcgtgcagttggataaccat from Narcine bancroftii isolate sNarBan1 chromosome 9, sNarBan1.hap1, whole genome shotgun sequence harbors:
- the LOC138743624 gene encoding LOW QUALITY PROTEIN: extracellular calcium-sensing receptor-like (The sequence of the model RefSeq protein was modified relative to this genomic sequence to represent the inferred CDS: substituted 1 base at 1 genomic stop codon) produces the protein MQTMIFAIEEINQNQNLLPGITLGYKIHDECSSSAIALKATLTLINGEKELIECPEGRGSSNVAAIVGCDLSTNSIVTARTIGSFRIPLVSPYSTCSCLSDKQEYPTFFRTIPSDEFQSKVLAELVRAFGWTWIGTVRSHNDYGNFGMQGFVQQVEKFGVCIAYSESFYRTDTAEKIRKVVRVIKQASTKVVVAFVDIGDMRILLDEIWRQNVTGIQWIGSEGWITGNLLPPEVSAMYLAGTIGPITYRTEIPELRDFLHDVHPYNFPGNDLVAEFWENLFKCYFTIDNVEIPGDFPVQFRQCTGKEEMEGIENSYLPAIMDGSSYHVYKAVYAIAHALHDLLTCEEGNGPFVNHTCAQISHFEPWQLLHYLRFVNFTAKTGEIVHFDDNGDPVPRYELVNLQTNSLGRVDIVNIGSYDGSAPPGSELVMNFENILWSTTGNKIPRAICSEPCLPGTWKVSRKAQPTCCFDCAECGDDEISNTTDSTNCIKCPSEYWPNQQKTRCVRKKVEFLSFGEVLGFVLVTLALVGVCFTLATAAIFYRYRETPMVKANNSELSFLLLFALMLCFICSLSFIGEPSDWSCRLRRTVFGVVFVLCISCILGKTILVVVAFKATLPNRSVMNWFGPTQQRLGVCILTFLQALVCVVWLSVSPPHPLKNMSYYRDIIILECDVGSLTAFYLVSAYIALLSIVCLVLAFLARKLPDNFNDATYITFSMLIFCAVWITFIPAYVSSPGKYTVAVEVFAIWASSFGLLVCIFAPKCYIILLKPQNNTKKHMMTKGNSLXLSENTANC